From a region of the Bacillota bacterium genome:
- a CDS encoding ATP-binding protein, which translates to MSLSPFEYVESLRIGTVEFVSPDEIKVLLDTETPDSVALNTGTPRSFPRVNGYVLILTDEGYMVGQVESITIERSSYPKRYVMQDFGLVDLPYPSRQMRINPLGTLHKTIGDGFKEQYCFRRGADVLPSVGDSVLLPTQQQLHSIVESGDKRRVKIGTSLLAGNADVCVDPDRLFGRHLAVLGNTGSGKSCSVAGLIRWSLEAAHQHAEVPNARFIILDPNGEYARAFKEDGLFKPRLFKVEPGDDEKPLKVPLWFWNSAEWSSFSQASGKTQRPLLRRALREVKAGHNSIAELGEDEKKLALRRYLSSNLISIRRDMKTGAIRTEESRFGFRLRAMSTDLESRAVDLSEFDDDIREIVDKIQEALLATHNRFEKDRKTVEYYRAFTEKQVEEITASMCDLLSKLGGIIYQEGPSEDVPIAFSGTDFADHLQILSEAEGVTQYLDSLIMRIRTMLADTRMQSITNDNSDINLSQWLRDYIGGNRAENGSLTIIDLSLVPSDIIHVITAVIARMVFEALQRYRKINNEHKVLPTVLVMEEAHTFIKDYKKDSESQDAGAVCCQVFERIAREGRKFGLGLVLSSQRPSELSPTVLSQCNTFLIHRISNGRDQDLVYRFVPDNLKGLLRELPLLPSQNAILLGWASELPVLVRMRDLPKEQQPQSDDPDFWDVWTGEKTRDVDWEQIADSWQGKTKSEKDI; encoded by the coding sequence ATGAGCTTAAGCCCGTTTGAATACGTCGAATCGTTACGTATAGGAACCGTAGAATTTGTTTCACCCGATGAAATTAAAGTTTTACTTGATACCGAAACACCCGATTCGGTTGCATTAAACACTGGAACGCCCCGCTCATTCCCGCGGGTTAATGGCTATGTGCTGATTCTTACTGATGAGGGCTATATGGTAGGTCAGGTTGAATCCATAACTATTGAACGGTCCAGTTATCCCAAGCGATATGTTATGCAGGACTTTGGCTTAGTGGATCTGCCGTATCCATCGCGACAAATGAGAATTAACCCACTGGGAACACTTCACAAAACGATAGGTGATGGGTTTAAAGAACAGTATTGTTTTAGACGTGGTGCCGATGTACTGCCGTCTGTTGGCGATAGTGTGTTACTTCCTACACAGCAACAGCTACACTCTATCGTAGAATCTGGGGACAAACGAAGGGTCAAGATTGGCACTAGTCTATTAGCCGGAAATGCAGATGTTTGTGTTGATCCTGACCGCCTTTTTGGGCGTCACCTGGCGGTGCTTGGTAATACCGGAAGTGGCAAATCGTGCTCGGTTGCAGGTTTGATCCGATGGTCGTTAGAAGCAGCGCATCAACATGCCGAAGTGCCTAATGCCAGATTTATCATACTGGATCCTAATGGGGAGTATGCACGAGCTTTTAAAGAAGATGGTTTGTTTAAGCCACGGCTTTTCAAAGTAGAACCAGGCGATGATGAAAAGCCGCTCAAGGTGCCTCTTTGGTTCTGGAATAGTGCGGAGTGGAGTTCTTTTTCTCAGGCTAGTGGGAAAACCCAAAGACCTTTGCTAAGGAGAGCTCTACGGGAGGTGAAGGCAGGTCACAATAGTATTGCAGAGTTGGGAGAAGATGAGAAGAAGCTAGCTCTCAGAAGGTACCTTTCGTCCAACTTAATATCCATAAGACGGGATATGAAAACCGGAGCGATAAGGACCGAAGAATCAAGATTTGGGTTCAGATTAAGAGCTATGAGTACTGATCTTGAATCGAGGGCCGTAGATTTATCTGAATTCGACGATGACATAAGAGAAATTGTTGATAAAATACAGGAGGCTCTGTTGGCAACTCATAATAGGTTTGAAAAGGATAGGAAAACAGTTGAATACTACAGAGCTTTCACTGAGAAACAAGTTGAGGAAATTACTGCCTCGATGTGTGACCTGTTAAGCAAATTGGGCGGAATAATCTATCAGGAGGGCCCATCGGAAGATGTACCAATTGCTTTCTCAGGAACAGATTTTGCTGATCACCTTCAGATCTTATCAGAAGCAGAAGGGGTAACTCAGTATCTCGATTCTCTGATTATGCGCATTCGAACTATGCTTGCTGATACTCGCATGCAATCTATAACTAACGACAATAGTGACATTAACCTGAGCCAATGGCTAAGGGACTATATCGGTGGCAATCGAGCCGAGAATGGGAGCTTGACGATTATCGACCTATCCTTAGTACCCTCAGACATCATTCACGTCATTACTGCAGTTATTGCTAGGATGGTTTTTGAGGCACTGCAAAGATATCGAAAGATTAATAATGAACACAAAGTCCTTCCAACAGTATTAGTAATGGAAGAAGCCCATACTTTTATAAAAGACTACAAAAAGGATTCCGAAAGTCAAGATGCTGGTGCTGTGTGTTGCCAGGTATTTGAGCGTATTGCCAGGGAAGGGCGCAAGTTTGGATTAGGGTTGGTGTTATCGTCACAACGTCCTTCGGAATTATCCCCCACCGTTCTTTCTCAATGCAACACTTTTCTCATCCATCGAATCAGCAATGGCCGGGATCAAGACTTAGTTTATCGGTTTGTACCTGACAACCTCAAAGGACTGCTTAGGGAGCTTCCTCTGCTTCCTTCTCAAAACGCAATTCTGCTGGGTTGGGCGTCCGAACTGCCTGTACTAGTACGGATGAGGGATTTGCCGAAAGAGCAACAACCACAATCAGACGACCCTGATTTTTGGGATGTTTGGACCGGTGAAAAAACTAGAGATGTGGATTGGGAACAAATTGCTGATTCTTGGCAAGGTAAGACAAAGAGCGAAAAAGATATCTGA
- a CDS encoding spore coat associated protein CotJA: protein MPDEKKKEPQAQQARPQQLRLARAYVPIQMFTTRLEPMEGLMRGTIFPELYMPYKPWKGPRGNES, encoded by the coding sequence ATGCCGGACGAGAAGAAGAAAGAGCCGCAGGCCCAACAGGCCAGACCCCAGCAACTTCGGCTGGCCCGGGCTTATGTCCCTATCCAAATGTTCACCACTCGCCTAGAACCAATGGAAGGCTTAATGCGCGGAACCATATTCCCCGAACTATATATGCCTTACAAGCCCTGGAAAGGCCCAAGGGGGAATGAGTCATGA
- a CDS encoding DUF2088 domain-containing protein, with protein sequence MSILLPEDLQTRLPRMYCVRQKFDQGRLISIDQVIQGEFGKDFIKRRDVKGKRVAVAVGSRGISNLLGIVRATIDEIKSLGGEPFIVSAMGSHGKGTELGQRELLDSYGINEQNLAVPVVTTLDVVELGKTSKGFSVYFDQTAFEADLVVPINRIKLHSDFVGELQSGLCKMLVIGLGNHIGCSAIHEEDPCLFAGILEEAASIIIERANIWFGLAIIENAYNETGQIEAVPAEAMIWREKELVNIAKRNMPYLNIPVTDVLVVEEIGKDISGAGFDPNVLGRSSVLTEFVLPVPKIQKMVLLNLTTASCGNGIGVGLFDVITKHVFEQLDLKAMYANAIACKCLEDVKIPLMAASEEEAIRVALKGCRDIDRENPKIVKIKNTSQLEHIQVSEGLLDYARGGDNRLTICT encoded by the coding sequence ATGTCCATTTTGCTGCCAGAGGACTTGCAGACGAGACTGCCGCGGATGTACTGTGTAAGACAGAAATTTGACCAGGGCAGATTGATAAGCATCGACCAAGTTATCCAAGGTGAGTTTGGGAAGGATTTTATTAAACGCAGGGATGTTAAAGGGAAAAGAGTTGCTGTTGCTGTGGGGAGTCGTGGAATCAGCAACTTGCTAGGTATAGTAAGAGCCACCATTGACGAAATAAAATCCCTCGGGGGCGAACCGTTTATAGTTTCGGCCATGGGCAGCCATGGCAAGGGAACGGAACTGGGACAAAGAGAACTGTTAGACAGTTACGGCATCAATGAACAGAATCTGGCTGTACCGGTGGTAACTACTTTGGACGTAGTGGAACTGGGAAAAACAAGCAAAGGGTTCTCAGTCTATTTCGACCAGACTGCTTTTGAAGCTGATCTGGTGGTTCCGATTAACAGGATTAAACTACACTCGGATTTTGTCGGAGAGCTGCAGAGTGGCCTGTGTAAAATGCTTGTTATTGGGCTGGGAAACCACATCGGTTGTTCTGCTATTCATGAGGAGGACCCTTGTCTATTTGCCGGTATATTGGAAGAGGCTGCATCTATCATAATTGAGCGAGCTAATATCTGGTTCGGGCTAGCTATTATTGAAAATGCCTATAATGAAACAGGCCAGATAGAAGCAGTTCCAGCGGAAGCCATGATCTGGCGGGAGAAGGAACTGGTAAACATAGCGAAAAGGAACATGCCTTATTTGAACATTCCGGTGACGGACGTGCTGGTGGTGGAGGAGATAGGCAAAGATATTTCCGGGGCCGGCTTTGATCCCAACGTACTAGGAAGAAGTTCAGTGTTGACAGAGTTTGTTCTGCCTGTACCGAAGATTCAAAAGATGGTATTGTTGAACTTAACTACCGCTTCCTGTGGGAACGGAATCGGGGTGGGCCTTTTTGATGTTATTACCAAACATGTTTTTGAACAGCTGGATTTAAAGGCCATGTATGCCAATGCGATTGCCTGCAAGTGTCTAGAAGATGTTAAGATTCCGCTGATGGCGGCAAGCGAGGAAGAAGCTATCAGGGTTGCCCTCAAAGGGTGCCGGGATATCGATCGAGAGAACCCTAAAATAGTCAAGATCAAGAATACATCGCAGCTAGAACATATTCAGGTTTCAGAGGGGCTACTCGATTATGCGAGGGGGGGGGATAACAGACTGACTATCTGTACTTGA
- a CDS encoding fibronectin-binding protein (FBP), with protein MSEEIKGENIKKEKHIIKGRDDHYPVYLEQIEKNLFKLCPESRCSWLKDEGTVSPFDLRRRIEPWLTALFQSEYLSLLIGSGLTHSVYRIAQNSQLPGMGKIKFDVFNEQINQAASSTAKNAGRKEANIEDQIRVANELLLGLEHYCTPCAQSDGPEKLKQQIGSLREEISQALRNFAATILNGERHIASASQREKAFDYLVNFLMSFASRSGTRDRLHIFTTNYDRLIEAGAEIAGLHLLDRFVGNLAPLFRSSRLNIDMHYNPPGIRGEPRYLEGVARFTKLHGSVDWIYAGRDIRRMGLPFGSESVEPYFKAPGLNNATALDLIIYPNSAKDRETAAYPYVELFRDFAAAVCRPNNTLVTYGYSFGDEHINRVIEDMLTIPSTHLVIISYDDSLDRIRKTYEKVARPAQTTLLIGSHLGSLDNLVNYYLPKPSIDRITFKMSKLLAARFGTEQVEKDDKDHGQGGRLDELKPV; from the coding sequence ATGAGTGAGGAAATAAAGGGAGAGAATATTAAAAAAGAGAAACACATCATAAAAGGTCGGGACGATCATTATCCTGTGTATCTAGAGCAAATTGAGAAGAACCTATTTAAACTTTGTCCAGAATCAAGGTGTTCTTGGCTCAAGGACGAAGGTACAGTGAGCCCATTTGATCTGCGGCGTCGTATTGAGCCTTGGTTAACTGCGTTGTTTCAATCTGAATATCTTTCTTTACTCATAGGATCTGGGCTAACTCATTCGGTTTACAGGATAGCCCAAAACAGCCAATTACCCGGCATGGGGAAAATAAAGTTCGATGTTTTTAATGAGCAAATAAACCAAGCTGCTAGTTCGACAGCGAAAAATGCAGGAAGAAAAGAAGCTAATATAGAGGACCAAATTCGAGTTGCCAATGAACTATTATTAGGGCTTGAGCATTATTGTACACCTTGTGCTCAGTCTGACGGTCCTGAAAAACTTAAGCAGCAAATTGGAAGCCTTAGAGAAGAAATTTCACAAGCATTAAGGAATTTTGCAGCAACGATTCTTAACGGGGAAAGGCATATTGCTTCTGCTTCTCAGAGAGAGAAGGCATTTGACTATCTTGTTAACTTTCTAATGAGCTTCGCTAGTCGTTCAGGAACGCGGGATAGACTCCACATTTTCACAACCAATTATGATCGTTTGATTGAAGCTGGTGCCGAAATAGCAGGGCTACATTTATTAGACCGTTTTGTAGGAAACCTGGCCCCACTATTTCGCTCATCACGGCTAAACATAGATATGCACTATAACCCGCCAGGTATTCGGGGAGAACCTCGCTACCTTGAGGGTGTTGCTCGCTTTACTAAGCTCCACGGTTCTGTGGACTGGATCTATGCGGGTCGTGATATCCGGCGGATGGGGCTACCGTTTGGTAGTGAATCTGTAGAACCATATTTCAAAGCACCTGGACTAAATAATGCGACTGCATTAGATCTGATAATTTACCCCAACTCTGCTAAGGACCGAGAAACAGCTGCTTATCCTTATGTAGAATTGTTCCGGGACTTTGCTGCAGCTGTGTGTAGGCCAAACAACACATTAGTTACTTATGGATATAGTTTTGGTGACGAGCACATTAACAGAGTGATAGAGGACATGCTAACCATTCCATCTACCCATTTAGTTATCATCTCATATGATGATTCATTAGATCGGATCAGGAAGACATATGAAAAAGTTGCACGTCCAGCTCAAACAACATTATTGATTGGAAGTCATCTTGGCAGTCTAGATAATCTAGTTAATTACTACTTACCCAAACCGTCCATTGATCGTATTACTTTCAAAATGTCTAAACTGCTAGCGGCTCGTTTCGGAACAGAGCAAGTAGAGAAGGATGATAAAGATCACGGACAAGGGGGAAGGCTAGATGAGCTTAAGCCCGTTTGA
- a CDS encoding manganese catalase family protein: MWIYEKKLEYPARVSGPNPALAKVVITQYGGPDGELAASLRYLTQRYSMPTGRGKAVLTDIGTEELAHMEIVATLVYNLIRDASIAEIKAAGMDGYYADHDKGIYFVNASGMPWTAAYIQSKGDPVTDLHENMAAEQKARSTYEYLIQLSDDPLVTDTLRFLREREVVHYQRFGELLQYIYEWQDSQRVF; this comes from the coding sequence ATGTGGATATACGAAAAAAAATTAGAATACCCCGCACGAGTAAGCGGCCCCAACCCCGCCCTGGCCAAGGTAGTCATAACTCAATACGGAGGCCCTGACGGAGAGTTGGCTGCGTCCCTGCGCTATCTTACCCAGCGCTATAGCATGCCTACCGGTCGGGGAAAGGCCGTGCTCACCGATATCGGCACCGAAGAGCTAGCTCACATGGAAATTGTAGCTACCTTGGTATATAATCTCATTCGCGATGCTTCCATCGCCGAAATCAAAGCGGCCGGCATGGACGGTTACTATGCCGACCACGATAAAGGTATTTACTTTGTTAACGCTTCCGGTATGCCTTGGACCGCGGCCTACATCCAATCCAAAGGCGATCCCGTCACCGACCTGCACGAAAACATGGCCGCCGAACAAAAAGCCCGCTCCACCTACGAGTACCTCATTCAACTGTCCGACGATCCCCTGGTCACCGACACCCTTCGCTTCCTACGGGAACGAGAGGTTGTCCACTACCAACGCTTCGGCGAACTGCTGCAGTATATTTATGAGTGGCAGGATAGCCAGCGAGTGTTCTAA
- a CDS encoding TRAP transporter small permease: MRKVFDFYNKIEERLLVYSLVFNVILLFFQVCMRSIFNLSPSWSEELSRYIFIWQTWLGTSIALREGKHIKLDLIHQIIKSESVGKIIDAVGLIIWFVFSLFLLQNGTQLTLSIINRHALSSGMRIPLFLVYMVLPFSSLVVACRLAAQMYYSIRGFSMGEGGNN, encoded by the coding sequence ATGAGAAAAGTATTTGATTTCTATAACAAAATCGAAGAACGATTGTTGGTGTACAGTCTTGTTTTCAATGTAATCTTGTTGTTCTTCCAGGTCTGTATGCGATCTATCTTTAACCTGTCCCCTTCGTGGAGCGAAGAGCTTTCCAGATACATATTTATCTGGCAAACTTGGCTTGGCACCAGTATAGCGTTACGCGAAGGCAAGCACATCAAGCTTGATCTTATCCATCAGATAATCAAATCAGAGTCGGTGGGTAAGATTATCGATGCTGTGGGACTTATCATTTGGTTTGTGTTTAGCTTGTTCTTACTACAAAACGGGACTCAGTTAACCCTGTCTATTATCAACCGACACGCTCTGTCTTCCGGGATGAGAATCCCACTGTTCTTAGTCTATATGGTGCTCCCCTTCAGCTCGTTAGTGGTAGCTTGCCGCTTGGCGGCCCAAATGTATTATTCCATCAGGGGTTTCAGCATGGGTGAAGGGGGGAACAATTAG
- a CDS encoding TRAP transporter substrate-binding protein, with product MNKSVMAILLVLTLVVTMLTGCGKPESPAAGDPGGDGVQDETYTIKIGHVEPEERSSHQAALEFKDYVEKESDGKIKVEIHPNAVLGGDVQLTEAVALGTLEMAIPATSVLTMYSNDFGVLDMPFLFNTPEAGFNALDGELGERLTAKLKEVGIDCLGYGFNGSRSLTNSKRPIHEPADLKGLKVRVMESPVFIDLFKTLGANATPMSFSELFTALQQKTVDAQENPPSLIYTSRFQEVQSYLSLTNHVYNYLGMIINADFLNSLPAEYKTLVEEAGRKFLVERQRELELRDTDLYIEKLREAGMEVNEITPENNKKFQEALQPMYEKYEKELGQDIFDLARKYNK from the coding sequence GTGAACAAGTCGGTAATGGCTATTCTTTTGGTGCTTACCTTAGTGGTTACCATGTTGACGGGATGTGGCAAACCGGAAAGCCCTGCAGCCGGTGATCCGGGTGGGGACGGGGTCCAGGATGAAACTTACACCATAAAAATAGGACACGTTGAACCGGAAGAGAGGTCCAGTCACCAAGCGGCATTGGAATTCAAAGATTATGTCGAGAAGGAATCGGACGGAAAAATCAAGGTGGAGATTCACCCGAACGCCGTTCTCGGTGGCGATGTCCAATTAACGGAAGCAGTGGCCTTGGGAACTTTAGAGATGGCCATACCTGCCACGTCGGTCTTGACTATGTATTCCAATGACTTTGGGGTCTTAGACATGCCATTTTTGTTCAATACGCCTGAGGCTGGTTTTAACGCTTTAGACGGAGAGTTGGGGGAAAGACTGACGGCCAAGTTAAAGGAAGTAGGCATTGATTGTCTAGGCTATGGTTTCAACGGTTCCCGCTCCCTAACCAACAGCAAGCGACCCATTCATGAGCCGGCTGATTTGAAGGGCCTGAAAGTGAGAGTAATGGAGAGCCCGGTCTTTATCGATTTGTTCAAGACCCTAGGCGCCAATGCCACCCCCATGAGCTTCAGTGAATTGTTCACGGCCTTGCAGCAGAAGACAGTGGACGCACAAGAAAACCCACCCTCTCTCATTTACACCTCCAGATTCCAAGAAGTCCAATCGTATCTGAGCTTGACTAATCACGTCTATAATTATCTCGGGATGATCATCAATGCTGACTTCTTAAACAGCCTACCGGCGGAGTACAAAACGTTAGTGGAGGAAGCCGGCAGGAAGTTCTTGGTGGAAAGGCAGCGTGAACTTGAACTCCGTGACACGGATCTTTATATCGAAAAACTTAGAGAGGCCGGTATGGAAGTAAACGAAATCACCCCGGAAAACAACAAAAAGTTTCAGGAAGCATTGCAACCTATGTATGAAAAATATGAGAAGGAATTAGGTCAGGATATATTTGATTTAGCCCGAAAGTATAACAAGTAG
- a CDS encoding Retron-type reverse transcriptase, producing the protein MKKGVSAGMKLEGASVEWALNSLLRNSDTDLFPRPIEINILEKLLPDAVNDITKLNISNHNPTAPRRFIVPKDDLSYRVASQLDPLDSIILTSLVYAFGKGIEARRRPTSEKRVFSYRFSPSVNGDLWQTNDSWNDFWGHCRALSEKYQYVLVTDISDFYNQIYHHTVENQLIESGFPNPAIKWINRLLGTLTAKVSRGIPVGPHAAHILAEAALIPVDNSLLARGLTYCRYVDDIMIFISGKREARRSLSQLAEILDKQQRLHLNRCKTSIYNTCNFQSLCDRMVEDQPLNDLERDLLNIVRLHSDGNPYHMVRISDLSEEELRSFSPAVVEKILSEYLSKEEPNFVRLRWFIRRLAQVGHPAAVEYILDNFDEMLPAVSEICRYFMSVGVGASTVDWETIGDRLINLLDSDIVKSNEYIQLSILHLFGKTPQLNHIARLIRKYREAPPYNRRKIILAAAASGAVDWLRELKEEVSVMDPWSKRAYLYAAYTLPADERSFFLRSVHPQGLLDKLIIRWAKA; encoded by the coding sequence ATGAAGAAAGGAGTGAGTGCGGGAATGAAGCTAGAGGGCGCTTCTGTTGAATGGGCGCTCAATTCTTTATTAAGGAATAGTGATACGGACCTTTTTCCGAGGCCGATAGAAATCAATATCCTTGAGAAGTTGCTGCCTGATGCCGTCAATGATATTACAAAACTCAACATCTCAAACCATAATCCAACTGCACCCCGGCGTTTCATAGTCCCTAAAGACGACCTTTCGTATCGTGTGGCCAGCCAACTTGACCCGCTTGATAGCATCATCCTGACATCGCTTGTTTATGCATTCGGAAAAGGAATTGAGGCAAGAAGGCGTCCAACCTCGGAGAAACGTGTATTCAGCTACCGCTTCAGCCCATCTGTCAATGGTGACTTATGGCAGACCAATGATTCCTGGAATGACTTTTGGGGTCACTGCCGCGCACTATCAGAGAAATATCAATATGTGTTAGTTACGGATATCTCTGACTTCTATAATCAGATCTATCATCATACTGTTGAAAATCAGCTAATCGAGTCTGGTTTTCCGAACCCAGCTATCAAATGGATTAACCGCCTTCTAGGAACTCTGACAGCAAAAGTCTCTCGCGGTATACCTGTTGGTCCGCACGCTGCCCATATCCTGGCGGAAGCAGCATTGATTCCGGTGGACAATAGTTTGCTCGCAAGAGGACTTACATATTGTCGTTATGTTGACGATATCATGATCTTTATAAGTGGTAAACGTGAGGCACGCCGCAGTCTTAGTCAGCTAGCGGAAATTCTGGATAAACAACAGCGGCTACACTTAAACCGGTGTAAGACAAGTATCTATAACACGTGTAATTTTCAGTCACTATGTGACAGGATGGTAGAGGATCAGCCTCTTAACGATCTAGAGCGTGATTTACTTAACATAGTTAGGCTACATTCGGATGGCAATCCGTACCATATGGTTCGTATTAGTGATCTCTCAGAAGAGGAACTGAGATCTTTTAGTCCTGCCGTTGTAGAAAAGATTCTATCAGAGTATTTGTCTAAAGAAGAGCCTAACTTTGTTCGTTTGAGATGGTTCATAAGGCGACTGGCCCAAGTTGGGCATCCAGCTGCAGTAGAGTATATTCTGGATAATTTTGACGAGATGTTGCCTGCAGTCAGCGAAATATGCCGTTATTTCATGTCGGTTGGAGTGGGTGCCAGTACCGTTGACTGGGAAACAATTGGCGATAGATTGATCAATCTTCTTGATTCGGATATTGTAAAGTCGAATGAATACATTCAACTATCCATTCTTCATCTTTTCGGCAAAACTCCGCAGCTAAATCACATAGCTAGGCTAATTAGGAAATACCGAGAGGCCCCGCCTTATAACAGAAGGAAAATAATTCTTGCTGCGGCAGCATCTGGAGCAGTTGATTGGCTACGTGAGCTGAAAGAGGAAGTTTCGGTGATGGATCCCTGGAGCAAGCGGGCATATTTGTATGCAGCCTATACCTTGCCAGCTGACGAACGTAGCTTCTTCCTGCGTTCAGTACATCCGCAGGGATTGCTGGATAAGCTTATAATCAGGTGGGCCAAGGCTTAA
- a CDS encoding spore coat protein CotJB — MMPEQTQMLMQMMALQFTAIDLNLYLDTHPEDQRALMDYNAIVQELAIIKDQYSRRFGPISNFGSAPSQYPWAWVNEPWPWEVTF, encoded by the coding sequence ATGATGCCGGAACAGACCCAAATGCTAATGCAGATGATGGCCCTGCAGTTTACTGCCATAGATCTAAATCTGTATCTGGACACCCATCCCGAGGATCAGCGAGCACTCATGGATTACAACGCTATAGTCCAAGAGCTGGCAATAATAAAAGACCAATATAGCCGCCGCTTCGGCCCCATCAGCAACTTTGGCTCAGCCCCCAGCCAGTATCCGTGGGCCTGGGTCAACGAGCCTTGGCCGTGGGAAGTCACATTCTAG